AAGCACCACAACCGATACCAGAAACAAACGCAAACCCACTAAGGTCTTCATGCCCAAGATCACGAACAGCCTTGAAAAAGGAATTCATAATAATACCGTTTCCACATCCGGGGCAGAAAGGAGTGGGAAGAGCCTCTTCTCGAAGGAAGGAACGTGAGAAATGAACTTTTGATGCTGTCAAGAGATTACCTCACCTTGCTATGCCAAATGCCATAGGCAGGAGTTAATAACTATTCTCAGGCGGCAACAAGTTAAAGAGGCATAAGGATTTGGAGCGAAGTGAAGAAACGCGGCCACCATGGTCAACGGTCTATATGCCGAATGAGCATCGCTTTTAAGACGACCAATTGGGAGAATGCGTTTGACGACGATTACAGATTGGTGAATTTAGATGGCAGAAGTCGCAGCAACTAGGGCGTTCAATCGTGAGATTGCATCCGTGATTGGAGCCACAATTCAGGTCATTACCAATGATGGAAAGACGTACACTGGTACCCTAAAGGGTGTGGATCAGAACACACTTAGTCTCGTGCTTGCAGATGTTGTGAGAGAGGATGAGACCCGTTTCCCGCGAATCTTCATCTACGGCAACAGCATCGTTTCATTCTCAGTGACTGAGAAAGAGGTCAGCCTTGAAGGCCTTGCTAAAGAACTCGAGAAAGTGTTCCCACCAGGAGGCGTGCGATTCTTCCCGGACACAGGCGTCATTGTCGTAATGAATAAGATCCGTGTCACTCCAGAGGGCGTGGATGGTTCAGGTCCCCTATATGAGAGGGTGGCGGCTATCGCAAAGGACTGGATGGAACAGCACGGTCTCGAATAAAAATAAATAACATGGTACAATGAACAGTCAAGTCCTGTACCAGAACTATTGTAAAATAGGCATAATATTGCGACATTTCTGCCTCAAATAAAAAAGCCTGAAGTGCAGGCGTCTATAGAAGCCTGCGAAGTCCAAGATCTTCAAGACTGCGTTTCTCTTCCTCTTCTGAGGGCTGCGGCCCGCGAGGTGCAGTACGTCGAGGGGGCGGTTTAAGCCGATCCTCCCAAGTCCTCTGTGATGAAGAGGGGAATTTACCAATTGACCGCAGATCCGCGCGTATTTTTCGCGGGTCGAGCGCACCAGCAGAACTAGTGGGCCGGAGTAGACCAAGTGCACTGAGATTGCTCCGGCTTGAAGTGGAAGAAGTGACCGGAGAGGCATCCTTAGAGCGAGCTAATAGTTGAGGGCTCTTTACACCTGTGAGAATTAACATTACTCGTAATACACCACTTAGGCGCGGATCAACACGTGCCCCCCAGATGACTTGAGCATCAGTACTCATTTTATTGGAGACCAACTCGCCCACACGGTTAGCCTCTGCAAGGGACATGTCAGGACCACCTGTGATATGAATCAACGCACCAGTAGCCCCTGCCCATTCCACTTCAAGAAGTGGGCTCTCTAATGCATTATGAATAGCGGCCTCCGCACGATTCTCACCTGATGCCTCACCCACTCCAACTAGGGCAACACCACCATTACAGATGATTGAGCGAACATCAGCATAGTCCAAGTTGATAAGACTGGGGAGCGTGATGGTCTCTGTGATACCTTTCACCATCCCAGCAAGAACCTCATCTGCAATACCGAAGGCCTCCTCCAAGGGGAGATCTGGAACCAGCTCCATTAGTTTTTGATTATCAATAACGACCACGGTATCAGCGTTCTCTTGAAGCTTAGCAAGCCCAGCCTTGGCCTTATCAATTCGAGTCCGTTCGAGACTGAAAGGCATTGTCACTACGCCGACAACAATGGCATCGTTTTTCTTGGCGATCTCAGCAACTATCGGGGCGCTCCCTGTACCAGTGCCACCACCCATACCAGATGCAATAAAGACAAGGTCCGCATCACGGATTAACTCGGCGATCTGAGCGGACGACTCTTCGGCAGCAGCCTGCCCCACGTGGGGGTAGCCACCAGCACCTAGACCGCGGGTGATCTTTTCACCAATCAATAGCTTCCTGTGCGCAGGGGTCACTGCAAGATGTTGGCGATCCGTATTGATAGCAATGCACTCCGCGCCTTGAACACCAATGGTCATCAAACGGCGTATTGTATTATTTCCGCCACCACCGCACCCCACAACAACGATTCTTGCTTGACCAACATCTCTTGTAGAAGTCGAAGACCTCTCAAGACGACTATGTTCCCGTGCAGTATCGATAAAGGATTTCATCGCATTGTGCCCTCGACAAGTTTCACTGATTCTATATCCCTGCGTTCCCATAGTTCTCGTTTGAGCAGGTCGCGGATGGCAATCCGTATAGTTTCTGAACGGTTAGGATAATGACCATCTTGCACAAGACGCTCTATATCATCCACGATTCGCTCAGGTAAATGAACGGCAATTAAACGCATAGGAAGTCCTCAAAGAGAGACTTACTCTATCAACATTTGTACGTGTGTAATACCAACTTGAAACACAAGTTTGCATATAATCAAGCGAATAAAAATAAATGAGGAAGAGAAAAATCTCTT
This region of Candidatus Thorarchaeota archaeon genomic DNA includes:
- a CDS encoding ribbon-helix-helix domain-containing protein, encoding MRLIAVHLPERIVDDIERLVQDGHYPNRSETIRIAIRDLLKRELWERRDIESVKLVEGTMR
- a CDS encoding Lsm family RNA-binding protein, with translation MAEVAATRAFNREIASVIGATIQVITNDGKTYTGTLKGVDQNTLSLVLADVVREDETRFPRIFIYGNSIVSFSVTEKEVSLEGLAKELEKVFPPGGVRFFPDTGVIVVMNKIRVTPEGVDGSGPLYERVAAIAKDWMEQHGLE
- the ftsZ gene encoding cell division protein FtsZ, whose protein sequence is MKSFIDTAREHSRLERSSTSTRDVGQARIVVVGCGGGGNNTIRRLMTIGVQGAECIAINTDRQHLAVTPAHRKLLIGEKITRGLGAGGYPHVGQAAAEESSAQIAELIRDADLVFIASGMGGGTGTGSAPIVAEIAKKNDAIVVGVVTMPFSLERTRIDKAKAGLAKLQENADTVVVIDNQKLMELVPDLPLEEAFGIADEVLAGMVKGITETITLPSLINLDYADVRSIICNGGVALVGVGEASGENRAEAAIHNALESPLLEVEWAGATGALIHITGGPDMSLAEANRVGELVSNKMSTDAQVIWGARVDPRLSGVLRVMLILTGVKSPQLLARSKDASPVTSSTSSRSNLSALGLLRPTSSAGALDPRKIRADLRSIGKFPSSSQRTWEDRLKPPPRRTAPRGPQPSEEEEKRSLEDLGLRRLL